In one Sphingomonas sp. AP4-R1 genomic region, the following are encoded:
- the arsH gene encoding arsenical resistance protein ArsH produces the protein MSRVRPLPDPDRFPALDPAYVIDRPALGLGADQPPPRILLLYGSLRRRSFSRLCVEEAARLLQRFGAETRIFDPSDLPLPDQTRGDDHPAVHELRALSLWSEGQVWCSPERHGQISSVMKAQVDHLPLALGGMRPTQGRTLAVMQVSAGSQSFNSVNTLRLLGRWMRMFTIPNQSSVAMAYKEFGDDDRMRPSPYYDRIVDVMEELVRITVLMRPHATQLVDRYSERREAGEKARAEDPAAAALPSR, from the coding sequence ATGAGCCGCGTCCGCCCTCTGCCCGATCCCGATCGCTTTCCCGCCCTCGATCCCGCTTATGTGATCGATCGGCCCGCGCTCGGCCTTGGCGCGGATCAGCCGCCGCCGCGTATCCTGCTGCTTTACGGTTCGCTGCGCCGGCGTTCCTTCTCGCGGCTCTGCGTGGAGGAGGCGGCGCGCCTGCTCCAGCGGTTCGGGGCGGAAACGCGCATCTTCGATCCGTCGGACCTGCCCCTGCCCGATCAGACACGGGGCGACGATCATCCGGCGGTCCACGAACTGCGCGCGCTTTCGCTCTGGTCGGAAGGTCAGGTCTGGTGCAGCCCGGAGCGGCATGGCCAGATCAGCAGCGTGATGAAGGCGCAGGTCGATCATCTGCCGCTGGCCTTGGGCGGGATGCGGCCGACGCAAGGGCGCACGCTGGCGGTGATGCAGGTGTCGGCCGGCTCGCAATCGTTCAACAGCGTCAACACGTTGCGCCTGCTCGGCCGCTGGATGCGGATGTTCACCATCCCCAACCAATCGTCGGTCGCGATGGCCTATAAGGAGTTCGGCGACGACGATCGGATGCGCCCCTCCCCTTATTATGATCGCATCGTCGATGTGATGGAGGAACTGGTGCGGATCACGGTGCTGATGCGCCCGCATGCGACGCAGCTTGTCGATCGCTATTCGGAGCGCAGGGAGGCCGGTGAGAAGGCCCGCGCCGAAGACCCCGCCGCGGCCGCCCTCCCATCGCGCTGA
- the arsC gene encoding arsenate reductase (glutaredoxin) (This arsenate reductase requires both glutathione and glutaredoxin to convert arsenate to arsenite, after which the efflux transporter formed by ArsA and ArsB can extrude the arsenite from the cell, providing resistance.), protein MTDIILYHNPDCGTSRNVLGLIRAAGVEPHVIEYLKTPPARALLVDLIRRAGLTPRTLLREAGTPYAELGLGDPGLTDEALIDAMMAHPILINRPLVVTPSGVKLCRPSDTVRDLLSPQKAPA, encoded by the coding sequence ATGACCGACATCATCCTCTATCATAATCCCGATTGCGGGACTTCGCGCAACGTCCTCGGGTTGATCAGGGCGGCGGGCGTGGAGCCGCACGTGATCGAATATCTGAAGACGCCGCCCGCCCGCGCGCTGCTCGTCGACCTGATCCGCCGCGCGGGCCTCACCCCACGCACGCTGCTGCGCGAGGCCGGCACGCCTTATGCCGAACTGGGGCTCGGCGATCCCGGCCTGACCGACGAGGCGCTGATCGACGCGATGATGGCGCACCCGATCCTGATCAACCGCCCGCTGGTGGTGACGCCGTCAGGCGTGAAGCTGTGCCGCCCATCCGATACGGTGCGCGACCTCCTCTCCCCGCAGAAGGCTCCGGCATGA
- a CDS encoding helix-turn-helix transcriptional regulator, with the protein METDSALATLAALAHPTRLDAFRLLIRHEPEGLSTGQLVEASKLSQSTLSTHLAVLAGAGLVTAEKRGRQQIQRANIDRLRALMSFLVKDCCQGRPELCEPLLAELTCC; encoded by the coding sequence ATGGAAACCGACTCCGCCCTCGCCACCCTCGCGGCGCTCGCTCATCCGACACGCCTCGACGCGTTTCGCCTGCTGATCCGGCACGAACCCGAGGGCCTCAGCACCGGGCAACTGGTCGAGGCGAGCAAGCTCAGCCAGAGTACGTTGTCCACGCATCTCGCGGTGCTGGCCGGTGCCGGGCTCGTCACGGCCGAGAAGCGCGGGCGCCAGCAGATCCAGCGCGCGAATATCGATCGCCTCCGCGCGCTGATGTCCTTTCTCGTGAAGGATTGCTGCCAGGGTCGCCCGGAATTGTGCGAGCCTTTGCTCGCCGAACTCACCTGCTGCTGA
- a CDS encoding APC family permease, with protein sequence MGTWALAASIVNGVVGGGIFTLPRSMAASAGPYTMLVYLGCALAMGAVVICFAEAGSRVPTSGGAYGTVEAAFGRRWAFLCGIYIWLASVLACGGIAAAFCDGIGTLTPALAGPGARIVLLLLMFGGIMTVNLLGVGLAARIIASGTVIKLIPLGLFLVVGTVAILGGHRPPESHAAPTPLDLASFGAAVQLALFAFCGMETPLAASGEVADPARTVPKATMLAMVFVPFLYIAIQLVAQGLLGPALAGSAEPLADAMGAVNPTLGLVLLFGAALSRLVWIGSDIFGAPRVLFAFGRDGLLPAVFGRVHPTWQTPYVAILFHTVLAFLLAATGTFEGLAILSTLATAGIYFLACAAALSLRRRDVAIGGRPLTFRILAPAAWVGMAAMVLLVAIGKMGDILGFVGVTVGSLALFAVMRPPRR encoded by the coding sequence GTGGGGACGTGGGCGCTGGCCGCCAGCATCGTCAACGGCGTGGTCGGCGGTGGCATCTTCACGCTGCCGCGATCGATGGCGGCCTCGGCCGGGCCCTATACGATGCTCGTCTATCTGGGCTGCGCGCTGGCGATGGGCGCGGTGGTGATCTGCTTCGCCGAGGCGGGCAGTCGGGTTCCGACCAGCGGCGGCGCTTATGGCACGGTGGAGGCGGCGTTCGGGCGGCGCTGGGCGTTCCTGTGCGGCATCTACATCTGGCTGGCGAGCGTGCTGGCCTGCGGCGGGATCGCGGCGGCCTTCTGCGACGGGATCGGCACGCTGACGCCCGCATTGGCCGGGCCCGGCGCGCGGATAGTGCTGCTCCTGCTGATGTTCGGCGGGATCATGACGGTGAATCTGCTGGGCGTGGGACTGGCGGCGCGGATCATCGCGTCCGGCACCGTCATCAAGCTGATCCCGCTCGGCCTGTTTCTGGTGGTGGGGACGGTGGCGATCCTTGGCGGACATCGGCCTCCGGAAAGCCATGCGGCGCCGACGCCGCTCGACCTGGCCAGCTTCGGCGCGGCGGTGCAGCTGGCTTTGTTCGCCTTCTGCGGGATGGAGACGCCGCTGGCGGCGAGCGGCGAGGTGGCGGACCCTGCGCGCACCGTGCCCAAGGCGACGATGCTGGCGATGGTGTTCGTGCCCTTCCTCTATATCGCGATCCAGCTGGTGGCGCAGGGGCTGCTGGGCCCGGCGCTGGCCGGATCGGCCGAGCCGCTGGCGGATGCGATGGGCGCGGTGAACCCCACGCTGGGGCTGGTGCTGCTGTTCGGCGCGGCCTTGTCGCGATTGGTGTGGATCGGCAGCGACATTTTCGGGGCGCCGCGCGTGCTGTTCGCCTTCGGGCGGGACGGGCTGCTTCCGGCCGTGTTCGGGCGCGTGCATCCCACGTGGCAGACGCCCTATGTGGCGATCCTCTTCCACACCGTGCTGGCGTTTCTGCTGGCGGCGACGGGGACGTTCGAGGGGCTGGCGATCCTGTCGACGCTGGCGACGGCGGGGATCTACTTTCTGGCCTGCGCGGCGGCCCTGTCGCTGCGGCGGCGGGACGTGGCGATCGGGGGGAGGCCGTTGACGTTTCGCATCCTGGCGCCTGCCGCATGGGTGGGGATGGCGGCGATGGTGCTGCTGGTCGCGATCGGGAAGATGGGGGACATCCTAGGCTTCGTGGGGGTCACGGTGGGGAGCCTGGCGCTGTTCGCGGTGATGCGGCCGCCGCGTCGGTGA
- a CDS encoding endonuclease domain-containing protein: MTLPEVRLWLALRGNDAGLRFRRQYPAGDYVLDFYHAPSRLAVEVDGEAHNRADHPARDAKRDVWLAERGVLVIRYSAGDVLAELEDMVRQIVALAVERGAKVEGDR, translated from the coding sequence ATGACTTTACCCGAGGTCCGTCTTTGGCTTGCGCTGCGAGGCAATGACGCCGGCCTGCGCTTCCGCAGGCAATATCCGGCGGGCGATTATGTGCTGGATTTCTATCATGCGCCGTCACGTCTTGCTGTTGAGGTGGACGGCGAGGCACATAATCGAGCCGATCACCCTGCACGCGATGCGAAGCGGGATGTGTGGCTGGCGGAGCGGGGCGTTCTGGTGATCCGTTATTCTGCCGGGGATGTGCTTGCGGAGCTTGAGGATATGGTCCGGCAGATCGTTGCGCTCGCGGTTGAGCGAGGTGCCAAAGTCGAAGGGGATCGCTGA
- the rpsD gene encoding 30S ribosomal protein S4 has translation MSKRSSAKYKLDRRMGENIWGRPKSPVNKREYGPGQHGQRRKGKATDFGIQLKAKQKLKGYYGDVTEKQFKKAYAEADRMKGDTGQNLIGLLERRLDAVVYRAKFAPTIWSSRQLVSHGHIRVNGVKCNIASRLVKPGDEITLGTKAQEMALVMEAQGLSEREIPDYVAADGSAKVTFIRVPALDEVPYPVKMEPNLVVEFYSR, from the coding sequence ATGTCGAAGCGCTCCAGCGCCAAGTACAAGCTCGATCGCCGCATGGGCGAGAACATCTGGGGTCGCCCGAAGTCCCCGGTGAACAAGCGCGAATATGGCCCCGGCCAGCACGGTCAGCGCCGCAAGGGCAAGGCCACCGACTTCGGCATCCAGCTGAAGGCGAAGCAGAAGCTCAAGGGCTATTACGGCGACGTCACCGAGAAGCAGTTCAAGAAGGCCTATGCCGAGGCGGACCGCATGAAGGGCGACACCGGCCAGAACCTGATCGGCCTGCTCGAGCGCCGTCTGGACGCCGTCGTGTATCGCGCCAAGTTCGCGCCGACCATCTGGTCCTCGCGCCAGCTCGTCAGCCACGGCCACATCCGCGTCAACGGCGTGAAGTGCAACATTGCGTCGCGTCTGGTGAAGCCGGGCGACGAGATCACGCTGGGCACCAAGGCGCAGGAAATGGCGCTGGTGATGGAGGCCCAGGGCCTCTCCGAGCGCGAAATCCCCGATTACGTCGCCGCCGATGGCAGCGCCAAGGTCACCTTCATCCGCGTTCCGGCGCTCGATGAGGTGCCCTATCCGGTGAAGATGGAACCGAACCTGGTCGTCGAGTTCTACTCGCGCTGA
- a CDS encoding phospholipase D-like domain-containing protein — translation MSVIVDAEDYFRHARSAMLKARKRIMLIGWDFDARIRLIHDGEREPGEPETVGDFLYWLVERTPGLELFLLRWDVGALKTLLRGTNVVTIAHWMMHKRIHTKLDSFHPPAGSHHQKIVVIDDALGFCGGIDMTSERWDTRCHRDGDPGRTTPAGEPYKPWHDVTTALEGPVAAALGTLARDRWKRAGGHKIMPVRASGDCWPDGLEPQFSDVEVGIARTRPDMPGCRAVHEIEDLFVAQIRAAKTAIYAESQYFASRRIAEAIAARLDEVDGPEIVIVNPESAQGWLEPIAMDTARARLVAALRRHDRHGRFRIYHPYTADGAPIYVHAKVMIVDGRTLRIGSANMNNRSLGLDTECDVSIDPGGAGADTICEIRDDLIAEHLGVKAAVVTAEIARRGSLIGAIEALAKKSAAKGGNTLRPYEIPELNEVEAWLAENEVLDAEGPGAMFEGMTNGGLLRKLRGK, via the coding sequence ATGAGCGTGATCGTGGATGCCGAGGATTATTTCCGGCACGCCCGCTCCGCCATGCTGAAGGCGCGGAAGCGGATCATGCTGATCGGCTGGGATTTCGACGCGCGCATCCGGCTGATCCATGACGGCGAACGCGAGCCGGGCGAACCCGAGACGGTGGGCGATTTCCTCTACTGGCTGGTGGAGCGCACGCCGGGGCTGGAACTGTTCCTGCTGCGCTGGGACGTGGGCGCCCTGAAGACGCTGTTGCGCGGCACCAATGTGGTGACGATCGCGCACTGGATGATGCATAAGCGCATCCACACCAAGCTGGACAGCTTTCACCCGCCGGCCGGATCGCACCACCAGAAGATCGTGGTGATCGACGATGCGCTGGGATTCTGCGGCGGGATCGACATGACCAGCGAGCGCTGGGACACGCGCTGCCACCGCGATGGCGATCCGGGGCGGACGACCCCGGCGGGCGAGCCCTACAAACCCTGGCATGACGTGACGACCGCGCTGGAAGGGCCGGTGGCGGCGGCTCTGGGCACGCTGGCGCGCGATCGCTGGAAGCGGGCGGGCGGCCACAAGATCATGCCGGTGCGCGCGAGCGGCGATTGCTGGCCGGACGGGCTGGAACCGCAATTCAGCGACGTGGAGGTCGGCATCGCCCGCACCCGGCCGGATATGCCGGGCTGCCGCGCGGTGCATGAGATCGAGGATCTGTTCGTGGCGCAGATCCGGGCGGCGAAGACGGCGATTTATGCCGAGAGCCAGTATTTCGCCTCGCGCCGGATCGCCGAGGCGATCGCCGCGCGGCTGGACGAGGTGGACGGGCCGGAGATCGTGATCGTGAATCCGGAGAGCGCGCAGGGCTGGCTGGAGCCGATCGCGATGGATACGGCGCGCGCGCGGCTGGTGGCGGCGCTGCGACGGCACGACCGGCATGGTCGCTTCCGCATCTATCATCCCTATACGGCGGACGGCGCGCCCATCTACGTCCACGCCAAGGTCATGATCGTGGACGGGCGCACGCTGCGGATCGGCTCCGCGAACATGAACAATCGCTCGCTCGGCCTCGATACCGAATGTGATGTTTCGATCGATCCGGGCGGGGCGGGGGCCGACACGATCTGCGAGATCCGCGACGATCTGATCGCCGAGCATCTGGGCGTGAAGGCCGCGGTGGTGACTGCGGAAATCGCGCGGCGTGGATCGCTGATCGGCGCGATCGAGGCTTTGGCGAAGAAGAGCGCGGCGAAGGGCGGCAACACGCTGCGGCCGTACGAAATCCCCGAACTCAACGAGGTCGAGGCATGGCTGGCCGAGAATGAGGTGCTGGACGCCGAAGGGCCGGGCGCGATGTTCGAGGGGATGACGAACGGCGGCCTGCTGAGGAAGCTGCGCGGGAAATAA
- a CDS encoding TrmH family RNA methyltransferase has protein sequence MSFWIYILRCADGTYYTGHTDDLDRRIAEHEAGALPGYTHDRRPVTLMFSENVQTRLEALEREKQIKDWSRKKKEALFQSDWQSLSEAARSRPRISTALDARSNQTDSNTILSAIIPPPAIVLVRPQLAENIGKAARAMLNFGLTDLRLVSPRDGWPNPSAGPAASGADIVLERARVFDSVAEAVADRAHVFATTVRKRGVTKPVVTPEQAAATIHAEPGGTAILFGPERSGLETDDVAVARTILTVPINPEFGSLNLAQAVILVAYEWSKAEALASPPTTDLGSPAPQAELDGMIAQLDVMLEDSGYFFPPDRRATVKRTLRTLLTKPGWNSQEVRTVRGVLSALDRPRPRRG, from the coding sequence ATGAGCTTCTGGATCTACATCCTCCGCTGCGCCGACGGCACCTATTACACTGGCCACACTGACGATCTCGACCGCCGCATAGCCGAACATGAAGCAGGCGCCCTCCCCGGCTACACCCATGATCGCCGCCCGGTGACGCTGATGTTCTCAGAGAACGTCCAGACCCGCCTCGAAGCGCTGGAGCGGGAGAAACAGATCAAGGATTGGTCGCGGAAGAAGAAGGAAGCCCTCTTCCAATCGGACTGGCAGTCTCTATCGGAGGCCGCGCGTTCTCGACCCCGCATCTCGACTGCGCTCGATGCTCGCTCGAACCAAACGGATTCAAACACGATCTTGTCTGCCATCATCCCTCCCCCCGCCATCGTCCTCGTCCGCCCCCAGCTGGCGGAGAACATCGGCAAGGCCGCGCGCGCCATGCTCAATTTCGGGCTCACGGATCTGCGCCTCGTCTCCCCGCGCGACGGCTGGCCCAATCCGTCCGCCGGCCCCGCCGCGTCCGGCGCGGACATCGTGCTGGAGCGCGCCCGCGTGTTCGACAGCGTGGCGGAGGCCGTGGCCGATCGTGCGCACGTCTTCGCCACCACGGTTCGCAAGCGCGGCGTCACCAAGCCGGTCGTCACGCCCGAGCAGGCCGCCGCCACGATCCATGCCGAGCCCGGCGGCACCGCCATCCTCTTCGGTCCCGAACGTTCGGGGCTGGAGACGGACGACGTCGCCGTCGCGCGCACGATCCTCACCGTGCCGATCAATCCCGAATTCGGCTCGCTCAATCTGGCCCAGGCGGTGATCCTCGTCGCCTATGAATGGTCGAAGGCGGAGGCGCTCGCCTCCCCGCCGACCACCGATCTCGGCTCGCCCGCGCCGCAGGCCGAGCTGGACGGCATGATCGCGCAGTTGGACGTGATGCTGGAGGATTCGGGCTATTTCTTCCCGCCCGATCGCCGCGCCACCGTGAAGCGCACGCTGCGCACCCTGCTCACCAAGCCCGGCTGGAATTCGCAGGAGGTCCGCACGGTGCGCGGCGTCCTCTCCGCGCTCGATCGCCCCCGCCCGCGCCGGGGGTGA
- the nrdR gene encoding transcriptional regulator NrdR: MRCPFCGHADSQVKDSRPAEDGAAIRRRRQCEKCDARFSTFERVQLRELTVVKKDGERQPFVRAKLERAIETAARKRPISQEEIERLISRIQRQFETSGDSEVSATRIGEAAMEGLRALDSVAYIRFASVYKDFREAKDFEEFVGAVQAARGE; the protein is encoded by the coding sequence ATGCGCTGCCCTTTCTGCGGACATGCCGATAGCCAGGTGAAGGACAGCCGCCCCGCGGAAGATGGGGCGGCGATCCGTCGTCGGCGTCAGTGCGAGAAGTGCGATGCGCGCTTCTCCACCTTCGAACGCGTGCAGTTGCGCGAGTTGACGGTCGTGAAGAAGGATGGCGAGCGCCAGCCCTTCGTCCGCGCCAAGCTGGAACGCGCGATCGAAACCGCCGCCCGCAAGCGCCCGATCTCCCAGGAGGAGATCGAACGCCTGATCAGCCGCATCCAGCGCCAGTTCGAGACGAGCGGCGACAGCGAAGTCTCGGCCACCCGCATCGGTGAGGCCGCGATGGAAGGCCTGCGCGCGCTCGACAGCGTCGCCTACATCCGCTTCGCCAGCGTCTATAAGGACTTCCGCGAGGCCAAGGATTTCGAGGAATTCGTAGGGGCCGTGCAGGCGGCGCGAGGGGAATAG